A window of Ranitomeya variabilis isolate aRanVar5 chromosome 2, aRanVar5.hap1, whole genome shotgun sequence contains these coding sequences:
- the LOC143803912 gene encoding zinc finger MYM-type protein 1-like codes for MAMANMPFRGHREKIGKINSGNFLAIIELLALYDPLLKELLELPEGTAKYLSPRIQNELIEILSTKVKSEILSQVNEAHFYSLIMDTTQDVSKTDQMSQVIRYVSVERNANMRATKVRIHEAFLGFQAIHDQRAAGIEKEILECIDSNGLSIHKCRGQGYDGAATMSGIYSGVQARILEKEHNAMYVHCAAHNLNLVLQDAVSEITEISNFSDILQHVYTFFGESIRRWELLSSFTSSSSVTLKKLCPTRWSSRHESLLALRFRFSDVMMALSKIILISSKKTEINEAMALKKKMDSFQFVFLVVLQTKVLQTVNALSTMLQAESMDLSKATNLIKNAAEELSQFRNHFDEAKESAILLARSWGISPAFESKRLSKVKKHFDELSTDERLHIPEDRFKVTVFYEYLDIIVGQLSNRFNGMNRVVQYFRILQPADLASSSDEELYEAALQLQKKYNQDLSPAFPAQLLSFRCALKNDIQKLTSVKDLAHLLLVENSLLSSNLPDVCIVLLLFLTLPVTVASAERSFSKLKQIKNYLRSTMSEHRLSGLAILSIENARANQLDIDGIVDQFAEAKARRRQF; via the coding sequence ATGGCCATGGCTAACATGCCATTTCGGGGTCACAGAGAAAAAATTGGCAAAATCAATAGTGGTAATTTCCTGGCAATTATAGAGTTACTAGCACTCTATGATCCCCTGCTTAAGGAACTGCTGGAACTGCCAGAGGGCACAGCAAAATACCTTAGTCCCAGAATTCAAAACGAATTAATAGAAATTTTGTCAACCAAAGTAAAATCTGAGATTTTATCTCAAGTGAATGAAGCTCACTTCTATTCGCTGATCATGGATACAACGCAAGATGTATCAAAAACTGATCAGATGAGCCAAGTAATTAGATACGTGTCTGTTGAAAGGAATGCAAATATGAGAGCCACGAAAGTTCGCATCCATGAAGCCTTTCTTGgatttcaagccattcatgaccagcgTGCTGCTGGTATAGAGAAAGAGATCCTGGAATGCATTGACAGCAATGGCCTTTCCATTCATAAGTGCCGTGGTCAGGGCTATGATGGAGCTGCCACAATGAGTGGCATCTATTCTGGTGTGCAGGCCCGAATTTTAGAAAAAGAACACAATGCTATGTATGTTCACTGTGCAGCACATAATTTGAATCTTGTTCTTCAAGATGCTGTTTCAGAAATTACAGAAATTTCAAACTTTTCTGATATATTGCAACATGTctatacattttttggggaaagcaTACGACGTTGGGAGCTTTTGTCATCATTTACAAGCAGTTCATCGGTCACACTAAAAAAATTATGTCCCACACGCTGGTCTTCCCGTCATGAGTCGCTGCTTGCCCTAAGATTTCGTTTTTCTGATGTAATGATGGCATTGTCAAAAATCATCCTTATTTCAtccaaaaaaactgaaataaatgaggCAATGGCTCTTAAAAAGAAAATGGAttcatttcagtttgtttttttggttGTCCTTCAGACAAAAGTATTACAGACTGTTAATGCACTGTCAACCATGCTGCAGGCAGAAAGCATGGATTTATCTAAGGCAACTAATTTAATAAAGAATGCAGCTGAAGAACTTTCACAATTCAGAAATCATTTTGATGAAGCGAAAGAGAGCGCTATCTTGTTGGCACGCAGCTGGGGCATCTCCCCAGCTTTTGAAAGTAAGCGATTATCAAAAGTTAAAAAGCATTTTGATGAACTGAGTACGGATGAGAGATTGCACATTCCGGAGGACCGATTTAAAGTCACCGTGTTCTATGAGTATTTAGACATCATTGTAGGTCAGCTGTCAAACCGATTTAATGGAATGAATCGGGTTGTGCAGTATTTTAGGATACTTCAGCCTGCAGATCTGGCATCTTCCTCAGATGAGGAATTATATGAGGCTGCATTACAGCTGCAGAAAAAGTACAACCAAGATCTTTCACCAGCATTTCCAGCCCAGCTTCTGAGTTTTAGATGTGCTCTAAAGAATGACATTCAAAAATTGACATCTGTCAAGGACCTTGCACATTTACTGTTAGTCGAAAATAGCCTGCTATCGTCAAATCTACCGGATGTGTGCATAGTCTTACTTTTATTCCTAACCTTGCCAGTAACGGTAGCATCAGCAGAAAGATCCTTCtcaaaattaaaacaaattaaaaactatCTAAGAAGTACAATGTCTGAACACAGACTCTCTGGTCTTGCCATTCTAAGCATTGAAAATGCAAGAGCCAACCAACTTGACATAGATGGCATTGTTGACCAATTTGCTGAAGCAAAAGCACGTAGGCGCCAGTTCTAA